The Planctomycetota bacterium sequence CCGGGCTCGCTTCGCTCGCCGAGGGTGAGGGCGCGCGAAGAGGAAAAACTATGGGTTTAAAGAAAATGAGGAGCGGGACCACGTTGATCCGGTCGGAGGACTGAGATATTCGGTGGCCCTAAAAATGGGGAGCACCCCCGACGGATACGGTATGAGCCCATCCGAGAACCAAGCGAAAGACTATCGCGCCCGCATTTACGAGCGATACGCGAGCCGCTTCCAGGATGCTCCCGCTGCTCCCGACCCGGCGGCCGCGCGGCGCTGGGGGCGCGCCTATCGCCATTATCTGCGCGGCTGGCTGCCCTCCCGGCCGGATGCGCACATCCTGGATCTGGCGTGCGGATACGGTCGATTGCTCCAATTCTATTGCGATATGGGCTACACCAATGTCTACGGTGTGGACGTCAGCCCCGAGCAAGTGGCCCACGCGCGGAAGGTCACCCCCCAGGTCACTGAATCCGATGCCCTGGATTTCCTAGCCGAACATCCGGGTCGATTCGATCTGATCTCCGGTCTGGACATCGTCGAGCACTTCCGTAAAGACGAGGTGCTCCGTTTTCTCGATTTGTGCTACGCCGCCCTGAGACCCGGCGGGCGACTGATTCTCCAGACACCCAATGCAGACAGCCCGTGGGGAACCCAGCATCGTTACAACGATTTTACACACGAGGTTATCTTCAATCAGA is a genomic window containing:
- a CDS encoding class I SAM-dependent methyltransferase; the protein is MSPSENQAKDYRARIYERYASRFQDAPAAPDPAAARRWGRAYRHYLRGWLPSRPDAHILDLACGYGRLLQFYCDMGYTNVYGVDVSPEQVAHARKVTPQVTESDALDFLAEHPGRFDLISGLDIVEHFRKDEVLRFLDLCYAALRPGGRLILQTPNADSPWGTQHRYNDFTHEVIFNQNALSRLMNLTGFEAVVAREQGPIPWGYSLASTVRWCLWQLIRAGLLAWNLVETGDAGSGVLTRIFIISGQRGP